In one Nicotiana tomentosiformis chromosome 6, ASM39032v3, whole genome shotgun sequence genomic region, the following are encoded:
- the LOC138894446 gene encoding uncharacterized protein has product MEEALWAYRTIHRTPTKATLYALVYGVKAVLPLERQIPSLRLAIQEGITEEENAQLRLAELQALDEKRLEAQQSLECYQARLSRAFNKTVRPRSFQVGDQVLVVRRSITTSHKPVGKFTSKWDGPYVVQEAYSSGAYKLVDADGMRIVPINLKFLKKYYP; this is encoded by the coding sequence ATGGAAGAAGCTCTGTGGGCATATAGGACAATTCACCGCACGCCAACAAAAGCGACCCTTTATGCACTCGTTTATGGAGTCAAAGccgtcttgccactcgagcgtcaaataccttcattacgattagctattcaagaagggatcactgaAGAAGAAAATGCTCAacttcgattagcagagttgcaggctcttgatgagaaaaggttggaagctcaacagagtcttgaatgttatcaagctcgattgtctcgtGCCTTCAATAAAACAGTTCGCccaagatcctttcaagtaggagatcaagtccttgtCGTACGAAGATCCATTACTACTTCCCACaaacctgtagggaagttcacttcaaaatgggatgggccatatgttgtacaagaagcttactcaagtggggcttacaagctggttgatgcagatggcatgagaatcgtCCCTATCAATCTCAAATTCTtaaagaagtattatccttga
- the LOC104102078 gene encoding protein ETHYLENE INSENSITIVE 3-like: protein MMMFEEMGFCGDLDFFPAPLKEVEVATPHTEPEPELAMDDDYSDEDIDVDELEKRVWRDKMKLKRMKEMNQGKENIDSAKRRQSQEQARRKKMSRAQDGILKYMLKMMEVCKAQGFVYGIIPEKGKPVGGASDNLREWWKDKVRFDRNGPAAIAKYQADHAIPGMNEGSNPVGPTPHTLQELQDTTLGSLLSALMQHCDPPQRRFPLEKGVSPPWWPTGQEDWWPQLGLQKEQGPPPYKKPHDLKKAWKVGVLTAVIKHMFPDIAKIRKLVRQSKCLQDKMTAKESATWLAIISQEEALARERYPDRCPPLSYAGASGTFMSNDSSEYDVEGVQEEPNFDVHEQKPNHLSLLNISVERFKETLPLQQQSHPNKDDLITSLDFTRKRKQSDEQTVTMDQKIYTCEFLQCPYSELHHGFQDRSARDNHQLACPFRKTSQLGVSNFHVNEVKPTVFPQQYVQSKSPVLPVNPGPGPPSFGLFGVGVPEDGQRMIDELMSFYDSNIQGNKIQNTGNVALTKGQPHQQPRLNQDNYLHSQGMMEGNIFKDTSISAIHPILPQGNLTDQCKVLNSSFNAGSSDNFNFMLGSLFDLQSTNYSGSLPGIGCDNTPKQDIPIWY from the coding sequence ATGATGATGTTTGAGGAAATGGGGTTCTGTGGGGATCTTGATTTCTTCCCTGCCCCGCTAAAGGAAGTGGAAGTGGCTACTCCACACACTGAGCCGGAGCCGGAGCTGGCGATGGATGATGATTACAGTGATGAGGATATTGATGTGGATGAGCTAGAGAAGAGAGTGTGGAGGGACAAGATGAAGCTGAAAAGGATGAAAGAAATGAATCAGGGGAAGGAAAATATTGATTCTGCGAAACGACGCCAGTCGCAGGAGCAGGCGAGGAGGAAGAAGATGTCGAGGGCACAGGATGGGATCTTGAAGTACATGTTGAAAATGATGGAAGTATGTAAAGCTCAAGGCTTTGTTTATGGGATCATTCCGGAAAAAGGCAAGCCGGTTGGTGGGGCATCTGATAATCTTCGGGAGTGGTGGAAGGATAAAGTGAGGTTCGATCGAAATGGCCCTGCGGCCATAGCCAAATACCAAGCTGATCATGCCATCCCTGGGATGAACGAGGGATCTAATCCAGTGGGTCCTACCCCTCACACCTTGCAGGAGCTGCAAGATACCACCCTCGGTTCGTTATTGTCAGCTCTGATGCAGCACTGCGATCCTCCTCAGAGAAGATTTCCGTTGGAGAAAGGTGTTTCACCCCCATGGTGGCCCACTGGTCAGGAGGATTGGTGGCCTCAGTTGGGTTTGCAGAAGGAACAAGGTCCTCCGCCTTATAAGAAGCCTCATGATCTTAAGAAGGCGTGGAAAGTTGGTGTCCTCACAGCAGTAATCAAGCACATGTTCCCCGATATTGCTAAAATTCGCAAGCTGGTACGGCAGTCAAAGTGCTTGCAGGATAAGATGACAGCCAAAGAAAGTGCAACTTGGCTTGCCATCATCAGTCAGGAGGAAGCTTTGGCTCGAGAACGCTATCCTGATCGCTGTCCGCCCTTGTCCTACGCTGGTGCTAGTGGAACATTCATGTCGAATGACAGCAGTGAGTATGATGTTGAAGGTGTTCAAGAGGAACCCAACTTTGATGTTCATGAGCAAAAACCAAACCATCTCAGCTTATTGAATATTAGTGTCGAGAGATTCAAGGAGACGCTGCCTCTGCAGCAACAATCTCATCCAAACAAGGATGATTTGATCACAAGCTTAGACTTCACGCGGAAGAGGAAGCAATCGGATGAACAGACTGTTACAATGGATCAAAAGATCTATACATGCGAGTTTCTTCAATGTCCTTACAGTGAACTTCACCATGGTTTTCAGGACAGATCTGCCAGAGACAATCATCAATTAGCTTGTCCTTTCAGAAAAACTTCCCAATTGGGAGTCTCAAACTTTCACGTGAACGAGGTCAAGCCAACTGTCTTCCCTCAACAATATGTCCAGTCAAAGTCACCTGTTCTGCCTGTCAATCCTGGACCAGGTCCACCTTCCTTTGGTCTATTTGGAGTAGGAGTTCCTGAAGATGGGCAAAGGATGATTGATGAGCTTATGTCATTCTATGACAGTAATATACAAGgaaacaaaatccaaaatacggGAAATGTTGCACTGACCAAAGGGCAGCCTCATCAACAACCTCGTCTCAACCAGGACAATTACCTACACAGCCAAGGGATGATGGAAGGGAATATCTTCAAAGACACAAGTATTTCTGCAATCCATCCTATACTCCCACAAGGCAATCTAACTGATCAGTGCAAGGTTCTAAATTCATCATTCAATGCAGGTTCTAGTGACAACTTCAATTTCATGTTGGGGTCTCTGTTCGACCTACAGTCCACCAATTATTCTGGAAGTCTACCTGGCATTGGATGTGATAACACACCGAAGCAAGATATTCCCATTTGGTACTAA